A section of the Dehalobacter sp. DCM genome encodes:
- a CDS encoding AAA family ATPase, translating into MMNFMKGSLFSRNQLKPPQEDLEPDVQVLAVWGSPGSGKTTVSVRLAKYLADHKRNVVLLLCDMTAPMLPCICPPADLECERSLGSILAATHITDTLIRQNCITLKKMGYLTIIGMMKGENMYTYPPYTPELAVELIDHLRDVAPYVIIDCGSYIAYDVLSAVALLEADSVLRLVNCDLKSVSYLSSQLPLLQEQKWDADKQYKVASNVKTNQAGEHIEQVLGNMTFKIPYSYELENLALAGNLLGELALKDSRGFRLEIAKIAKEVFEV; encoded by the coding sequence ATGATGAATTTCATGAAAGGGAGTCTTTTCTCCCGAAACCAGCTGAAGCCGCCCCAGGAGGACTTGGAACCGGATGTTCAGGTTCTGGCCGTGTGGGGCAGCCCCGGCAGCGGCAAAACCACCGTCAGTGTGCGCCTTGCCAAGTATCTGGCCGATCATAAGCGCAACGTTGTGTTGCTTCTTTGTGACATGACGGCTCCGATGCTGCCATGCATTTGTCCGCCTGCCGATCTGGAATGCGAACGATCCCTGGGCAGTATTCTGGCGGCGACCCACATCACCGATACCCTCATCCGCCAGAACTGCATCACCCTCAAGAAGATGGGCTATCTGACCATCATCGGTATGATGAAGGGCGAGAATATGTATACATATCCGCCCTATACTCCAGAGCTGGCGGTTGAACTCATTGACCACCTGCGGGATGTTGCCCCGTATGTCATCATCGACTGCGGCAGCTACATTGCCTATGATGTCCTCTCGGCGGTTGCGCTTCTGGAGGCCGATTCCGTCCTCCGGCTGGTGAACTGCGACCTTAAATCGGTCAGCTATCTGTCCAGCCAGCTCCCGTTGTTACAGGAACAGAAATGGGACGCTGATAAGCAATACAAGGTGGCATCAAACGTGAAAACCAATCAGGCAGGGGAGCACATCGAGCAGGTGCTGGGCAACATGACGTTTAAAATCCCGTATTCCTATGAGCTGGAGAATCTGGCGCTGGCAGGAAACCTGCTTGGGGAGCTGGCGCTCAAGGACAGCCGTGGCTTCCGCTTGGAGATCGCCAAAATCGCAAAGGAGGTGTTCGAGGTATGA
- the cpaB gene encoding Flp pilus assembly protein CpaB, whose translation MSFLKNRTVLGAICIVLSLIICFALTPLFNQSVSQKTTVVRVVKDIQNGEQITKDMVQTVEVGGYNLPENVMTKADSVIGKYAKADLTPGDYILAAKLSDSPASENAYLYDLNGSKQAISVTIKSFAEGLSGKLTSGDIVSVIAPDYKKQGSTVIPTELTYVEVVGVTASSGYDTDQVDTQKDKSTSSNNEKQLPATVTLLVSPEQAKILAELDSEGKLHLSLVYRGTKDGAQKFLAIQDKLLEALYPKPSQSQSSTSSTGSTTSTSSAAGGTSTSSSAKAAAANTAAESQSMESGGR comes from the coding sequence ATGAGCTTTTTGAAAAACCGCACGGTGCTGGGGGCTATCTGCATCGTGCTTTCCCTGATTATCTGCTTTGCGCTGACGCCTCTCTTTAACCAGAGTGTGTCGCAGAAAACCACCGTAGTCCGGGTGGTCAAGGACATCCAAAACGGCGAACAAATCACCAAGGATATGGTGCAGACCGTGGAGGTAGGCGGCTACAACCTGCCCGAAAACGTCATGACGAAAGCCGATTCGGTGATCGGAAAGTATGCCAAGGCTGATTTGACGCCCGGCGATTACATCCTCGCCGCCAAGCTGTCGGACAGCCCGGCTTCGGAAAACGCCTACCTGTACGATCTGAACGGAAGCAAACAGGCCATTTCCGTCACCATCAAGAGCTTCGCGGAGGGCTTATCCGGCAAGCTGACCTCCGGGGATATTGTCAGCGTCATTGCCCCGGACTACAAAAAGCAGGGCTCCACGGTCATCCCCACCGAGCTGACCTATGTGGAGGTTGTCGGCGTGACCGCCAGTTCCGGCTATGACACCGATCAGGTTGATACCCAAAAGGATAAATCCACAAGTTCGAATAATGAAAAGCAGCTTCCCGCCACCGTAACCCTTCTTGTATCGCCGGAGCAGGCGAAAATCTTGGCAGAGCTGGACTCTGAGGGCAAGCTCCACCTGTCCCTGGTATACCGCGGCACCAAGGATGGCGCCCAGAAATTCCTTGCCATTCAGGATAAACTGCTGGAAGCTCTGTATCCGAAGCCCTCGCAGAGCCAAAGCAGTACCTCCTCAACAGGCAGTACCACATCGACAAGCAGCGCTGCGGGCGGCACATCAACCAGCAGCTCAGCCAAAGCCGCCGCAGCCAATACCGCTGCAGAATCGCAAAGCATGGAAAGTGGGGGGCGCTGA
- a CDS encoding prepilin peptidase: MVSNLPLLLQGGLFTALLVAASVSDIRKQLIPDCVCIGIALTGLLTLTPEKLLGLVTAVLLFGIALRLGGLDGGDIKYTAAVGLVLGLHKSMAGIILGFTAMLIFHAIYTLIQKARGGDIRKSYPLAPFFSLGCLTAYFFF; this comes from the coding sequence ATGGTAAGTAACTTGCCCTTGCTGCTGCAGGGCGGCCTTTTTACCGCTCTGCTGGTCGCGGCTTCAGTGAGTGACATCAGAAAACAGCTCATACCGGATTGTGTTTGTATTGGGATTGCCCTGACCGGGCTATTGACCCTCACGCCGGAAAAGCTGCTGGGGCTCGTGACCGCCGTCCTTTTATTCGGCATTGCCCTCCGGTTAGGCGGATTGGACGGCGGGGATATCAAGTACACCGCTGCCGTTGGGCTGGTGCTGGGCCTTCACAAAAGCATGGCGGGGATCATCCTTGGATTTACCGCCATGCTGATATTTCATGCAATATATACCCTGATCCAAAAGGCGCGCGGAGGGGATATACGAAAATCATATCCCCTAGCGCCTTTTTTCTCTCTCGGCTGCCTGACAGCCTATTTCTTTTTTTAG